A window of Anas acuta chromosome 8, bAnaAcu1.1, whole genome shotgun sequence contains these coding sequences:
- the BARHL2 gene encoding barH-like 2 homeobox protein: MEGPSGSSFGIDTILSGGSSGSPSVMNGDFRPHGDGRPADFRSQATPSPCSEIDTVGTAPSSPISVSMEQPEPHLGVAESLPPPPHHLHLGPHPPLPPPSLQPSPQQPPPPPQLGSASSGPRTSTSSFLIKDILGDSKPLAACAPYSTSVPSPHHTPKQEGSAAPESFRPKLEQEDSKAKLDKRDDTQGDIKCHGTKEEGDREITSSRDSPPVRAKKPRKARTAFSDHQLNQLERSFERQKYLSVQDRMDLAAALNLTDTQVKTWYQNRRTKWKRQTAVGLELLAEAGNYSALQRMFPSPYFYHPSLLGSMDSTTAAAAAAAMYSSMYRTPPAPHPQLQRPLVPRVLIHGLGPGGQPALNPLANPMPGTPHPR, encoded by the exons ATGGAGGGGCCGAGCGGGTCCAGCTTCGGGATAGACACCATTCTGTCCGGGGGCAGCTCCGGCAGCCCCAGCGTCATGAACGGGGACTTTCGGCCGCACGGCGACGGCCGGCCCGCGGATTTTAGGAGCCAGGCCACGCCGTCCCCCTGCTCGGAGATCGACACCGTGGGCACGGCGCCCTCGTCGCCCATCTCGGTGAGCATGGAGCAGCCCGAGCCGCACCTGGGGGTGGCGGAGagcctcccgccgccgccgcaccACCTCCACCTCGGCCCGCacccgccgctgccgccgccgagTTTGCAGCCGTCTCcccagcagccgccgccgccgccccagCTGGGCTCGGCCAGCTCCGGCCCCAGgacttccacctcctcttttttaattaaggaCATTTTGGGCGACAGCAAACCGCTGGCGGCGTGCGCACCTTACAGCACCAGCGTCCCCTCTCCCCATCACACCCCCAAGCAGGAGGGCAGCGCGGCCCCGGAGAGCTTCAGGCCGAAACTCGAGCAGGAGGACAGCAAAGCCAAGCTCGACAAGCGCGACGACACGCAGGGCGACATCAAATGCCACG GGACAAAAGAGGAGGGCGACCGGGAGATCACGAGCAGCCGGGACAGCCCGCCGGTGCGGGCCAAGAAGCCGCGGAAGGCAAGGACAGCCTTCTCCGACCACCAGCTCAACCAGCTGGAGCGCAGCTTCGAACGCCAGAAGTACCTGAGCGTGCAAGACCGCATGGACCTGGCCGCCGCCCTCAACCTCACCGACACGCAGGTGAAAACCTGGTACCAGAACCGCAG GACGAAGTGGAAGCGGCAGACGGCGGTGGGACTGGAGCTGCTGGCCGAGGCCGGGAACTACTCGGCCCTGCAGAGGATGTTCCCCTCGCCCTATTTCTACCACCCAAGCCTGCTGGGCAGCATGGACAGCACGACGGCGGCCGCGGCGGCCGCGGCCATGTACAGCAGCATGTACCGGACTCCCCCCGCGCcgcacccccagctccagcgGCCGCTGGTGCCGCGGGTGCTCATCCACGGGCTGGGGCCCGGAGGGCAGCCGGCCCTCAACCCCCTGGCCAACCCCATGCCGGGCACCCCGCACCCCCGGTGA